The segment ACCCTGACGGCGGCAGGAAGTTGGCGGCAGCCTACTCCTGCCTCGAGTTCCAGAAAACGTCCAAAGACCTGAGCCTGGACTCATACATCTGGGACATCGGTGAGTGAGACGGGCAGAGGGACAGATGGACAGCAGCTGGACTTCAACCCACCACAGAGTCCACTTCATGGATCCATGTTCTGTTTCAGAGAACCCGAACAGACCCGAGATGTCTCTGAAGCCAGTGTCCCCGCTTGTCTGTCTCGACTACAACCCCAAAGACTCCCACACACTGGTGGGAGGCAGCTACAATGGACAGATCGGTGAGTTCAGGTCTGGACTGACGGACAATTGAtgatgtctctgtctgtctttatgaacctgtgcgtgtgtttgtttcagcGTACTGGGACACCCGGAGAGGAAGTCAGCCAGTGGAGACATCCTCTGTGGAGATGAGTCACCGAGACCCTGTCTACAAGATCATCTGGCTGCAGTCCAAAACCGGGACGGACGCCTTTTCTACCTCCACCGACGGACAGGTACACCTAATAACACTGTTCCTGTGGTGGACTGTGACACTTTTTCTGTGGTGGACTGTAACATTGTTCCTGTGACAGACAGGTAGACTGATGGCAGACAGGTAAAGTGTCCCCTGTGTCTCTGTCAGGTTCTGTGGTGGGACGTCCGCCGGCTGACTGAACCCACAGAGCGTCTGGTTGTGGACCTGAGCAGGGACGGGAACCTGGACCGAGCTCTTGGAGCCGTGTCTCTGGAGTTTGAGTCCACCATGGtgagtttgtttgtctgtttctcagtgtgtctctgtccatcctgtctctcagtctgtctctcagtgTCTTCCTGTCCCCCGTCTCTCCAGCCCACTAAGTTCATGGTGGGGACAGAGCAGGGCGTGGTGGTATCCTGTAACAGGAAGGCGAAGACGCCGGCAGAGAAGATCGTCTCCACATACGATGGACATCATGGACCCGTCTACGCTCTGCAGAGGAACCCATTCTTCCCCAAGAACTTCCTGACGGTGGGGGACTGGACAGCCCGCATCTGGTCTGAGGACATCAAGGAGTCATCCATCATGTGGACCAAGTAGGACACTTCTAAAGCAATTCCCTCTGAGTCCATTAAGAAGACTTCCTGTCTCTATTTAACCCTGTCCGTCTCTGTGGACTTTGTCTCAGGTACCAGATGTCCTACCTGATGGACGCCTGCTGGAGTCCCGTCAGACCATCCGTCTTCTTCACCGTCAAGATGGATGGCGTGTTGGATGTCTGGGACATCCTGTTCAAACAGAATGACCCCACGCTGAGTCTCAAGGTGCgtctgtctcacctgtcctAACTTCTTTGACACTACGTCCTTGTCCCGTCTCacgatgatgatgtcatctctgTCCACAGGTGTGTGACGAGGCCCTGTACAGTCTCCGTCTCCAGGACAATGGGCGGTTAGTGGCATGTGGCTCTCAGCAGGGAGGAGCCACGCTGTTGGAGGTGTGCGGTGGACTGTCCACACTGCAGAGGAATGAGAAGAGTCTCCTGGCCGCCGTGAGacatttgtttgttagtttgtttgtttgtttgtttgtgtgtttgtcggACGCACTTACGGACATGTCCACAGATGTTCGAGCGCGAGACGAAGCGGGAGAAGATCCTGGAGGCGCGTCAGAGGGAGATCCGCTTGAAGGAACGCAGCCGGTCGGAGCAGAGCCGAGAGGACGACGGGGGGCGGGAGGACGGAGACGACAGTCCAGATCAGCTGATCGCCAGAGCCGAGGACGAGTTCTATGCCATCACGGAGgcagagctgaggaggaggagggacagggAGGAGCTAAAGAACCGGGTCagaactacttcctgtttccttcTTTTAAATGTTCATTAATCAGAACCTGAATAAGAACCAGGATCAGAACCAGGAGAACATACAGttaataaagaaaacacatcagGAACAGAATCTTGTGTGATTGTGTTTCCATCAGGAGAAAGACGTCTGTGAAGAAAAGGAAGTGACAGAAGAACGTGGTGGAACGTCACCGTGAAGGAGAAGAACGTTTGTTCTGATGACATCTTCGctgtcactgtgtcactgtcaatATGTTAGTTTAATGTGTTACCGTGTTAACATTAGCTCAGGATTCATGGTCATGTtagttcaatcaatcaatcaatcaattttatttataaagcccaatatcacaaatcacaatttgcctcacagggctttacagcatacgacatccctctgtccttatgaccctcacagctgatcaggaaaaactccccaaaaaaccctttaacagggaaaaaaaacggtagaaNNNNNNNNNNNNNNNNNNNNNNNNNNNNNNNNNNNNNNNNNNNNNNNNNNNNNNNNNNNNNNNNNNNNNNNNNNNNNNNNNNNNNNNNNNNNNNNNNNNNNNNNNNNNNNNNNNNNNNNNNNNNNNNNNNNNNNNNNNNNNNNNNNNNNNNNNNNNNNNNNNNNNNNNNNNNNNNNNNNNNNNNNNNNNNNNNNNNNNNNNNNNNNNNNNNNNNNNNNNNNNNNNNNNNNNNNNNNNNNNNNNNNNNNNNNNNNNNNNNNNNNNNNNNNNNNNNNNNNNNNNNNNNNNNNNNNNNNNNNNNNNNNNNNNNNNNNNNNNNNNNNNNNNNNNNNNNNNNNNNNNNNNNNNNNNNNNNNNNNNNNNNNNNNNNNNNNNNNNNNNNNNNNNNNNNNNNNNNNNNNNNNNNNNNNNNNNNNNNNNNNNNNNNNNNNNNNNNNNNNNNNNNNNNNNNNNNNNNNNNNNNNNNNNNNNNNNNNNNNNNNNNNNNNNNNNNNNNNNNNNNNNNNNNNNNNNNNNNNNNNNNNNNNNNNNNNNNNNNNNNNNNNNNNNNNNNNNNNNNNNNNNNNNNNNNNNNNNNNNNNNNNNNNNNNNNNNNNNNNNNNNNNNNNNNNNNNNNNNNNNNNNNNNNNNNNNNNNNNNNNNNNNNNNNNNNNNNNNNNNNNNNNNNNNNNNNNNNNNNNNNNNNNNNNNNNNNNNNNNNNNNNNNNNNNNNNNNNNNNNNNNNNNNNNNNNNNNNNNNNNNNNNNNNNNNNNNNNNNNNNNNNNNNNNNNNNNNNNNNNNNNNNNNNNNNNNNNNNNNNtagcatgctaacattaactCAAGCTTCATGTTCATCGTGTTAGTTTGATGtgatagcatgctaacattgggTCAGGATTCACGTTCACCGTGTTATTTTgatgtgttagcatgctaacattagctcaggcTTCATGGTCATGGTAATTTgatgtgttagcatgctaacattagctcaggcTTCATGTTTATGTTAGATTgatgtgttagcatgctaaccttAGCTCAGGATTCACGTTCACCGTGTTAGTTTGATGtgatagcatgctaacattaactCAAGCTTCATGTTCATCGTGTTAGTTTGATGtgatagcatgctaacattgggTCAGGATTCACGTTCACCGTAATATTTTGATGTGTTAGCATGCCATCATTAGCTCAAGCTTCATGTTCATCGTGTTAGTTTGATGtgatagcatgctaacattagcttagaCTTCATCTTCACCGTGTTAGTTtaatgtgttagcatgctaacattagctcaggaTTCACGTTTACTGTGTTAGTTTGATGtgtttgcatgctaacattagctcaggcTTCATGTTTATGTTAGATTgatgtgttagcatgctaacattagctcaagcTTCATGTTCACTGTGTTAGTTTgatgtgttagcatgctaaccttAGCTCAGGATTCACGTTCACCATGTTAGTCTGATGTGATAGTATGCTAACATTAGTTCAGGATTCATGTACACCATGTTAGTTtaatgtgttagcatgctaacattagctcattAGCAGGTGTTTATTTGGCCAAGCAACGTGGCTTTGATTAAGGGTACACTTTACCCTTTGATTCGaagttttcttaaaaaattgcgtaaaataaaaacaaaagacaaccaCTTAAATCTGGAAGTCCCGCCCCTCAGACAAAGTAAAAAACACAGGCCCCTcctctgtttttaaatttttttgacatgccccccaaaaaataagGAACAGCCCCTAACTTGATTCATGTTGTGTGGATCAGACTGTTATTTAGTGTTATATAATTATTAACAGGCTGAAATGTTTCTAGTTGTTGTTtaattataaatacataaaaataaataaaactccaCCATAACATcttcagttttcatttgtttttgagctggtgcttttattgtgaaggccACCGGAAATCGTCGTGTTGCAGGAACAAAGCCTGCTCCGTCAGCACCGCTAGCTGTTAGCATCAGCAGCGTCCCGGTTCTGTCCCGGTGTGTCTCGTCTCTCGGTGTGAACATGTCCCGGGTCCAGAAGTTCCGGATTTTCGTCACTGAGCGGCTGAACGCGACGCTCGAGGAGATTCTGTCGGTGTTTGAGAAAACCGTCGTTAAATATGAAGAAGAAGCGGCTCTGTGTCAGGAAGTCATCTCCCGTCAGCACGCGCTGCTCTGCGCGCTCCACAAACCGCTCATGGACCAACCGACCGCAGGTGAGTTTGTTCGCACCTGAGTGACGTCAGTGTTACGGTACCGTTGTCATGTGAaccggcagcagcagcagaacatgAGAACCCGGTGTGTGtcaggcctagtccacacgagcACGGGTAACGTTATGTTTAAAACCCAACTTTCTTGATAAGAGACACTGTCTCTTATTAAACATAGGATTTCTGAATTTATCACATTAAATATAAACTCAGTTACACCCACACAAACGGTTTGGGAAGCTTTGAAAGCGGCTGGATAATCAGCTACTCGacaattaaaaagaaacagagtaTTGCTAAGAAACACAATTTGCAGACATTATATAAAGAGCTAGAAGGAAAACACATGGAGAACCCAGATGATCTGAGTttgaaaaaagttatttttagttAAATCAGAACTTCAAACTATTATTAATAAGGAAACTGCATATTGTATAGATTACGGAGGAAATCCTTTGAATCGGGTGATAAAGCAGGCGATATGTTAGACTGAAACAAATAGAGAATAGCCAAGCTATATCATCAATTAATAATAAAGATGGCTCAGTTATCAGAGACCCAGAGGATATAAATGACAGATTCAGGGAGTATTATTCTGAATTATATACCTCAGAAGGTGAGACAAACGTTTCTGAAATGGAAGCcttttttactgatttaaatctTCCCTCCATTGATGTGCATGAAATATCGGCTTTAGAAGCGCCCATTTCAGAAAAGGAGATCAAACAAGCTTTAAAAGCATTATCCTCTGGAAAAGCCCCTGGTGAAGATGGTTTTACTATTGGATATTATACATGTTTTCACGGTGTGTTGTCCTCTTCTTTGTAAATTGTATAATGACATAGTAGAACATCAGGAGATGCCTTTATCCATGCGTCTTGCCAATATTTCACTATTGCCAAAATCTAGCAAAGATCTCTTGGAGACTACAAGTTGGCGTCCGGTAAGCATTCTCAACAATGACTACAAGACTTATGCCAAAATTTTGGCTATAAGGCTGTCTAAGGTTATACCCTCCTTAATCCATCTTGACCAGTCAGGTTTTGTTCCAGGGCGATTATCATCAAACAACATGAGAAGACTCTACCATATTATTCATAAAGCAAGCTCTCTCTGTAGTCCAGCAGTAGCTGTATCACTGGACGCAGAGAAAGCTTTTGATCGGATAGAATGGCCATACCTCTTCTTTACTCTGTCTGACACTATACAATGGTGCCGTGTCTTCTGTGAAAACCAATGGTATTATGTCTAAACCTTTCTGCCTTACTCGCTCTACATGCCAGGGTTGTCCAGTCTCACCgttactttttattttagccCTAGAACCTCTGGCATCTGCCATACGCAACAATCCTAAAATTGTTGCCATAGAAATAGGAGGCTATAATTTTAAATCTAGTTTATATACAggtgacattttattaactttaagcAAACCTACACAGCCTATTCCAGAAGTGCTGAGCCTTATCAATTCCTTCAGCAGTTTTTCAGGCTATAAAATAAACTGGAGGCAATTCCTCTTAACCGCAACACATTTTCCTCAGACCTGGGAAACGCACCATTCTCGTGGAAAACGAATGGAATGAAATATTTGGGCATTAATATCATAGCTTCTATTTCAAAAATCTATGAATTAAACGCCCCAGACCtattgaggaaaataaaagACGATTTAAAGAGATGGTCCTCTTTACCTATGTCTCTATGGGGGAGAGCTGAGGTACTGAAGATGAACATTCTTCCAAGACTAGCATTCATTATATCAGCCCTACCCATGCAGTTTCCAACAAGCTGGTTTAAGGAATTGAAATCTTTGTTTTCATCCTTTTTGTGGAGCAATAAAAAACCTAGAATAAGCTTAAAGAAACTTTCAATGCCCAGAC is part of the Epinephelus moara isolate mb chromosome 22, YSFRI_EMoa_1.0, whole genome shotgun sequence genome and harbors:
- the dnai2b gene encoding dynein axonemal intermediate chain 2 isoform X1, which gives rise to MEIVHVYTKLRGEFGRQCLFSDRPAELLVDVPPDPSLTPLFIQKNPRDQALQAGQDMSEHTVNTERFEYDSCGINHVEGGWPKDVNPQEMEQTIRFRKKVEKDESYVNSVLQLGSVMEHCIRQNNAVDIYQEYFEDEDELEDNQEPPSAKTISVFRDPNEVKRTVTGLSWHPDGGRKLAAAYSCLEFQKTSKDLSLDSYIWDIENPNRPEMSLKPVSPLVCLDYNPKDSHTLVGGSYNGQIAYWDTRRGSQPVETSSVEMSHRDPVYKIIWLQSKTGTDAFSTSTDGQVLWWDVRRLTEPTERLVVDLSRDGNLDRALGAVSLEFESTMPTKFMVGTEQGVVVSCNRKAKTPAEKIVSTYDGHHGPVYALQRNPFFPKNFLTVGDWTARIWSEDIKESSIMWTKYQMSYLMDACWSPVRPSVFFTVKMDGVLDVWDILFKQNDPTLSLKVCDEALYSLRLQDNGRLVACGSQQGGATLLEVCGGLSTLQRNEKSLLAAVRHLFVSLFVCLFVCLSDALTDMSTDVRARDEAGEDPGGASEGDPLEGTQPVGAEPRGRRGAGGRRRQSRSADRQSRGRVLCHHGGRAEEEEGQGGAKEPGERRL
- the dnai2b gene encoding dynein axonemal intermediate chain 2 isoform X2 codes for the protein MEIVHVYTKLRGEFGRQCLFSDRPAELLVDVPPDPSLTPLFIQKNPRDQALQAGQDMSEHTVNTERFEYDSCGINHVEGGWPKDVNPQEMEQTIRFRKKVEKDESYVNSVLQLGSVMEHCIRQNNAVDIYQEYFEDEDELEDNQEPPSAKTISVFRDPNEVKRTVTGLSWHPDGGRKLAAAYSCLEFQKTSKDLSLDSYIWDIENPNRPEMSLKPVSPLVCLDYNPKDSHTLVGGSYNGQIAYWDTRRGSQPVETSSVEMSHRDPVYKIIWLQSKTGTDAFSTSTDGQVLWWDVRRLTEPTERLVVDLSRDGNLDRALGAVSLEFESTMPTKFMVGTEQGVVVSCNRKAKTPAEKIVSTYDGHHGPVYALQRNPFFPKNFLTVGDWTARIWSEDIKESSIMWTKYQMSYLMDACWSPVRPSVFFTVKMDGVLDVWDILFKQNDPTLSLKVCDEALYSLRLQDNGRLVACGSQQGGATLLEVCGGLSTLQRNEKSLLAAMFERETKREKILEARQREIRLKERSRSEQSREDDGGREDGDDSPDQLIARAEDEFYAITEAELRRRRDREELKNREKDVCEEKEVTEERGGTSP